The window ATGAAATTCGTAGTAATCCTTATCAACCACGAATTGTTTTTGACGATGCTGAGATTACACAATTAGGACAATCAATTGTTAAACATGGGGTTATTCAACCAATTATTGTTAAGAAATCAATTAATGGTTATGAAGTTGTTGCTGGTGAAAGAAGAATGCGTGCTTGTAAAAAGATAGGATTAACACATATTGCAGCAATTACTATTAATTTATCTGATAAACAAATGATGGAAATTGCTTTAATTGAAAATATTCAACGAGTTGATTTAAATACCATTGAAGAAGCACAAGCATATCGTGATTTAATGAATAAATTAGATTTAACTCAAAGTGAAGTGGCAATGCAAGTCGGAAAGTCACGATCACATATTGCTAATATTATGCGAATTTTAAATTTACCGCAAAAAATACAAGATTATGTTTTAAATGGTCAATTAACGATGGGGCAGGTGAAGCCATTATTAGCTTTTCAAGATGATGTGGAATTAATTTCTCGTTTAAGTGAACGCATTTTTAAAGAAAATTTAACATCTAGAAAAGTTGAAGATATTGTTCGTTCGTATCAATTACAAATTGGTAAGAAAAATAAAAATGAACAAAAAACTGTTGTCATGCCAAAGTCAGAATATACAACTGTTGCTGAAAGAATGATTAGAACTTTAGGAACTAAGGTTGTTATTGATGATAATCGTATTGTCATTAAGTTTTCTAATGATAAGGATTTGAATCGAATTTTGGCAATTCTTAAAATTATTTAATAGATTTCTTGCATTACTTATTAAAATAATTACAAATTATTTGTAAATAAAAAATACTATATAGTAATTTCTAACTTTTATTAGGTTAATACTTATGGATTTTATTAAATGTGTAAATTTTGACACAACAAAAAATTATTTTATTATTTAAATTTAATTTTAAATAAATATTTTATGTTATCTATAATTGCAAATTATAAATTGAAGCAATTAAATTAAATCTTAAACTAAATCGTTTTCTACGATTACGATATTTTTCAGTAATAATTTTAAATTTTTTAAGAATAGCAAAAATATTTTCAATAATAATTCTCATTTTTGAAATTAATTTATTATTATGTTTTTGTTCTTTATTTAAAGGGTTTTTCTTTGTTTTTTTCTTAGGTATTAGAACATTACTATGAATTTTTTGTATTCCTTGATAACCATTATCAACTATTAATTTAGTATTTTTTAAAATTGGGATTTTTGATTCTTTAAATAAACAAAAATCATGCTTTTTACCGAGAGAAAAATTTGTTGCAATTTTATTTACTTGCACTTACAAGTATAATTCAGCAATTAAATAATTTTGTGTAAAATAAATCAGATTTTAATTTTTTTTATTGTTTAGAAAAATTTAAATTTTATTAAGATTATTGGTATAATTAATAGATAAATATTTGTTTTAATAAATTAGTATTTTATACTATTAAAATTTTATTTATTAATTAAATATTAAATATGAAAGAGGAATAAAGAAATTATGTCTTTAAAAGCAGGAATTGTTGGATTACCTAATGTTGGAAAATCAACATTATTTAATGCCATTACCAATTCTAAAGTTGAAGCAGCAAATTATCCTTTTACAACGATTAATCCTAATGTTGGTATTGTTAAAGTACCAGATAGTAGACTTAATAAGTTGGAAGAAATTTTTCAACCTGAGAAAATTATTGCTAATAATTTTGAGTTTACGGATATTGCGGGGCTTGTTAAAGGAGCATCATTAGGACATGGATTAGGTAATAAGTTTTTAGGTCATATTCGTGAAGTTGATGCTATTTGTGAAGTTGTGCGTTGTTTTGATGATAGTGATGTTAATCATGTTGAAAATACGATTGATCCGATTAGAGATATTGAAATTATTAATTTAGAATTAATTTTAGCAGATTATGATATCGTTATTAAAATATTACAAAAATTAGAAAAACTTGTTAAAAATGATAAAAATCCAGTTTTAATGAAAGAAATTAATTTATTAAAGAAAATTAAAGAAGCGTTATTTGATGGTAAACCGATTCGTCGTTTAGAATTAACAGTTGAAGAAGTTAATCTGATTAAACATTATAGTTTTTTAACTAGTAAACCGATTTTGTATATTGCAAATATTAGTGAAAAAGATTTAGTGGATAAAACTAATAAGTGAGTTGAAAAAGTTAAGGATTATGCTATTGCTGAGAAATCACAAGTTATTGTTATTTGTGCAAAAACAGAATTAGAAATTTCATCATTAGAAGATAATGATAAAAAAGAGTTTTTAAAATCATTAAATTTAGAAACATCAGGTTTAGATCAAATGATATCAAAAACATATCGGACATTAGGTTTATCAACATTTTTTACAGCTGGTAAGAAAGAAGTTCGTGCTTGAACATTTAGAAGTGGTATGGATGCTGTTGAATGTGCTAGTATTATTCATACTGATATTTCTCGTGGTTTTATTAAATTAGAAGTTTATAGTTATGATGATTTAGTTAAATATGGTAGTGAGAATGCGGTTAAATTGTCAGGAAAGTTGCGATTTGAAGGAAAAAATTATTTAATTTCTGATGGTGATATTT is drawn from Spiroplasma endosymbiont of Asaphidion curtum and contains these coding sequences:
- a CDS encoding ParB/RepB/Spo0J family partition protein; the protein is MAQNKDLINKRTLSVKGLDKIFGEEINDLISEIETNDEIKQNAIEISLNEIRSNPYQPRIVFDDAEITQLGQSIVKHGVIQPIIVKKSINGYEVVAGERRMRACKKIGLTHIAAITINLSDKQMMEIALIENIQRVDLNTIEEAQAYRDLMNKLDLTQSEVAMQVGKSRSHIANIMRILNLPQKIQDYVLNGQLTMGQVKPLLAFQDDVELISRLSERIFKENLTSRKVEDIVRSYQLQIGKKNKNEQKTVVMPKSEYTTVAERMIRTLGTKVVIDDNRIVIKFSNDKDLNRILAILKII
- the ychF gene encoding redox-regulated ATPase YchF, with protein sequence MSLKAGIVGLPNVGKSTLFNAITNSKVEAANYPFTTINPNVGIVKVPDSRLNKLEEIFQPEKIIANNFEFTDIAGLVKGASLGHGLGNKFLGHIREVDAICEVVRCFDDSDVNHVENTIDPIRDIEIINLELILADYDIVIKILQKLEKLVKNDKNPVLMKEINLLKKIKEALFDGKPIRRLELTVEEVNLIKHYSFLTSKPILYIANISEKDLVDKTNKWVEKVKDYAIAEKSQVIVICAKTELEISSLEDNDKKEFLKSLNLETSGLDQMISKTYRTLGLSTFFTAGKKEVRAWTFRSGMDAVECASIIHTDISRGFIKLEVYSYDDLVKYGSENAVKLSGKLRFEGKNYLISDGDICYFRFNV